CCACGGCGCACCCTGCGCCCCGGCCCGTGCCGACCCCCGAGCGGACGCGGCGAACACGTCGACCAACGGGTCGCCCCGATGCGCCGCCTCGTCTCATGGAGGCGCATCAGACCATATCACCCTTAGATTGAAAAGATCGAACGGCACAACTTATCGAGCCGGATCGTCGCACGGGGTATGAAGGCACGAAAAAGCGGCGGCCCGGTGGACCGCCGCTCGAAAGATCGTCCGGACCGTGGCCGCCGGTCAGCGGCCGTCGGGGGTACCCGCGCCGTACCACTTGTTGCGCACCGAGTCGGTGTGCTCCTCCGGCCGGTAGGCGGCGACGTTGATGCCCAGCGCCGTCACGTTGAGCCGGCCGACGTTGGACAGGAGCTGGAAGGCCGCCGCATCCTTGTCGCGCTGCGCGTTGACGAGGGTGATCTGCGCGCTGATGAGGTCGCGCTGCGCATCGAGTACGTCGAGCGTGGTGCGCTGGCCGACGCGCTGCTCCTCGATCACGCCTTCCAGCGCGAGCTGCGCCGAGAACACGCCCGTCTGCGCGTTGCGGATGGAGCGGACCGAGGACTGGAAGCTCGACCACGAGGTCGCCACCGATTGGCGCACGATGTTGCGGTTGACGTCGACCTGGAGCCGCGCCGCGCCCAGGCTCTCCTTCGATTGCCGCACCCGCGCCGAGACGAGGCCGCGCTGGTAGATCGGGATCGTCAGGTTGAGGCCGACGCGGGCGTCGTCGGTACGCTCGGTGCGGCCGACGGTCTGGAAGGTGGAGCTGGCCGACGCGGTGGCCCCCAGGCTCGGCAGGAACTGACCTTCCAGGGTGGCGACGTTGAAGATGTTGACGTCGACATTGTGCAGCGAGGCCATGATCGCCGGGTGGCGCTGCTGGCCGACGTTGAGCGCGTCCGGCAGCGACTTGGGCAGCAGCCGCTCGACGTTGAAGTTGTCGCGCAGGTTGTTGGCGACGAGGTTGGTCTGGCGCTGGTAGGTGGCGCGGGCGGCCTCGTAGTTGGCCTCCGAGGCGTTGAGCAGCGCCTGCGACTCGGCGCGGCGGGCCTCGGCCTGCGAGACGTCGGTGCGGGTGCCCTCACCCACCTCGAAGCGGTCGCGCGCGGCGCGGACCTGCTCGCCGAGGAACTCCACATCGTCGGTCCGCAGCTTCACGATCTGGCGGAACAGCAGCACGTCGAGGAAGGACACCGCCGTCTGGAGGAGGATGTCCTGCTCGGTGACCTCGAGCTCGGAGCGCTGCGCCAGCACCGAGGCTTCGGCCTGGCGGATCGAGTTGCGGACCTGGAAGCCCTGGAAGATCGGCTGCGTCAGCTGCAGCGAGAAGCCCAGCGTGTTGCTGGCGGTGTGGCCGGCGACGAGCGGGGCGCCGTGAACCTGGGTGGTGGAGGTCAGGTACTGGACCGAGCCTTCCACCAGCGGCCGGTTCTGTGACCGGGCGATGGCGATGTCCTCGTCGACCGAGCGGAGCTGGGCGCGGGCGACGTTGAGCTGGGGGTTGGTGGAATAAGCCGCTGCGAGTGACTCGGTCATCGTCTGCGACGACGCCGGCGTCCCGCAGACTGCGGCCAGAGTGACCGCGGCCAAGGCTGAAACTCGGATACGACTTGGCATGCTCTCGTCCTCAACGAACCTGAGCATGTTCTACGGTCAGGGCAATTCGTTGAGCCAGAGTCGAGTTCCGACCGGACGGGTCAGAACGATCAGGCTACGCGCAGGTGCGTCTTTCCTGCAACGACAAATGAACGAACAATGAAGCTCGCGTGGCCGCGTGATCACAAATGCCTGTGATTGCGCCCCTGTCGCGCCGGAGCAAACTGTGGATGGTTTCTAAAAGACGAACGAGGGTTCGCTCTTGAAGCCCGGCAGCACGGTTGCCGCGGCATTGAAGGCGAATCGCATGGAGACGCCGTGCTCGCCCTTGGTGAAGATCTGGGCCCGGCCGGAGAGCCCTTCGCCGTAGACCGCGACCAGGCGGCCGCCGACCTTCAGCTGCTCGGTCAGTGCCGTGGGCTCCACCAGGATCGCACCGTCGACGAAGATCACGTCGTAGGGGGCCTCCTTCGGCCAGCCGGCCTCCAGCGGGCCGCTGACGACGACGACGTTGGAGACGTCCTCTTCCAGGTCGGCGGAGGCCTTGTCGGCGAGGCTGTCCTCGCACTCCAGCGCGATCACCGAGCCGGCGAGCTGGCCGAGGACCGCGGCCGTGTAGCCGAGGCCCGCCCCCACCAGGAGGACGACGTCGTCCTCCTTCGGCTGGGCGAGCTGGATGAGGCGGCCGAGGATCGCCGGACGCGTCATCGTGCGCACCGGGCGGCCGATGGAATCGCGCAGGATCGGGAGTGCTTCGTCGGAGTAGGCGATGGCGCGCTGGTCGGCGGGGACGAACTGTTCGCGCGGGACCGAGAGCACCGCGTCCTGGACCCGATGGTCCGTGACGTCGAACGTACGAAGCTGGTTGTTCACCATCCGCGTACGCAGAACAGCCTCGTCACCCATCGTCGTTCTCCTCGCGGGTCCGGCCCACGTCGTAGGGCACCGGCGAGGCCACCACCGCGCCGGATCAAGTGGAGGCGACGGCCGGAATCGAACCGGCGTACACGGATTTGCAGTCCGCTGCGTAACCACTCCGCCACGTCGCCGCAGCCGGTTCGATACGCGAAAGCCTGCATGACGGCAAGCCTGAGTTGGGCGCCATCTCGTCTCGCCACAAGCCCCGCCCGATCCGCGGCGCCCCGGCGACCGATCGCCGCCCACCCACGGCCCCACGGCCCGGCGCTTCGCCGCTCGAGGGCGAGGATCGGGGGAAGGCGCTCAAAACGCTTTTGCGCCCCTGGGCGACAGGCTAACTCTCAACGTACTGCCGCATATCGGCCGCGGCGCCCGACAACGAGGGTCACCCCATGACGGACTTGGTCTCCGACGAGGCGCGCCTCACCTCCACCATCCGCGAAGACTGGCAGACCGGCTCCGTCGTCGACGTGACCTTGTCGGCGCTGGAACCGGTCAACGGCTGGCAGGTGGAGCTCGATGCGGGCGGGACCATCGTCAACATCTGGAACGCGGTGGTGCTGTCCAACGAGGGGACGCGTTACCGTGTCGGCGCGGTGGACTACAACCACCTCGTGCGCGCCGGAACCGCGGTCCAGTTCGGCATGGAGATCGACGGCGGCGGCCCCTTCGCGCTGCTGGGGGCCGAGATCGAGCTCGCCGCCGACGTCGCCGACGCGAGCGCCGAAGCCGGGGTGCCGGCCCCGCCGCCCGTCGCAGGCGGCCCGGTCCCCACCCCCGGCACCCCGCCGGCCGCCACCGCGGCCGAGACGCCCGCCCCGGCACCCGAGCCGGCACCCGAGCCGGCCCAGCCCGGACCGCCCGCCGTCGCCATCGCGGTCAGCGGCCCCACCGTCGTCGAGCCCGCGGGCGAGGCGGTCGACCTCGCGGCCTTCCCACCGGGCGCCTTCTCGGTCCGCGGGACCGCGATCGTCGACGCGGCCGGCGAGCCGGTGGAGATCAACGGCATCAACTGGTTCGGCTTCGAGACCGACATCTTCGTCGCCCACGGCCTGTGGGCCCGCAACTGGCGTGGCATGATGGACGAGGTGAAGTCGCTCGGCTTCAACACCCTGCGCATCCCCTTCTCCGGGGAGCTGGCGGCCACCGGCGGCACCGTCTCTGGCGTCGACTTCGGCTACAACCCGGACCTCGCCGGCCTCGACGGCCTCGAGATCCTCGACGCCATCGTCGACTATGCCGACACCATCGGCCTTCGCGTCATCCTCGATTATCACCGCGGCAATCCCGGCGGCGGGCCGAACGACAACGGCTTGTGGTACGGCGACGGCCGCACCGAGGCCGACGTCATCGCCGAGTGGCGCACGATGGCCGCCCGCTATGCCGACAAGCCCGCCGTCATCGGCGCCGACCTCATCAACGAGCCGCACATGGCGACCTGGGGCGACGGCTCGGCGACCGACTGGGCGGCCGCGGCCGCGCGCATCGGCAACGCGGTGCAACAGATCGCGCCGCAATGGCTGATCATCGTCGAGGGCACCTCCGTCTACGACGGGGACGGCTACTGGTGGGGCGGCAACCTGCAGGGCGTGCGCGACCATCCCGTGGCGCTGAACGACCCGGCCAAGCTCGTCTACTCGATCCACGACTATCCGCCCTCGGTCTACGACCAGCCCTGGTTCAACGACGGCCGGTCGCTGCCCGAAGTGTGGGACAAGAACTGGGGTTACATCGTCAAGGACGGCATCGGCCCCGTGCTGATCGGCGAGTGGGGCAGTTTCCTCGCCACCCACCAGGACCTCGCCTGGGCCGAGGAACTGAGCGCCTACATCGCCGACCTCGGCCTGCCGTGGTTCTGGTGGTCGCTCAACCCCAATTCGGGCGACACCGGCGGCCTGTTCGCCGACGACTGGACCACCGTGCGCCCCGAGGTGGCACGCCTGCTCGAGCCGTTTCTGGGCGAGACGCAACCGCCCGTCGCACTCGACGCGTCCGCCTCGCCGGTCACGGCGGACTTCGTGGTTTCGCTGGACCGGCCGGCGCCGAACGACATGCTGGTGAAGTACGCCACCACCGACGGCACCGCGACCGCCGGCGAGGACTACGTCGCCACCGCCGGCACGCTGACCTTCACCACGGGTGAGCGCGAGAAGACCGTCTCCGTTCCCATCCTGCCCGACATGGACACGGAGGGGGACACGTTCTTCTACCTCGTCCTGGGCGGGGGTAGCGGCAGCCGCGCGTCCGGCACCGGCGTCATCACCGAGGACGAGCGCGGCACGGCCCGCCGCCCGGCTGCGATGCCGATGCTCGACGTCGCCAACACCGTCTTCGCCGAGGGGGCCGAGGCCGCGAGCTTCCGCCTCGTCCTTTCCGCCCCCGCC
This portion of the Acuticoccus sp. I52.16.1 genome encodes:
- a CDS encoding TolC family outer membrane protein — protein: MTESLAAAYSTNPQLNVARAQLRSVDEDIAIARSQNRPLVEGSVQYLTSTTQVHGAPLVAGHTASNTLGFSLQLTQPIFQGFQVRNSIRQAEASVLAQRSELEVTEQDILLQTAVSFLDVLLFRQIVKLRTDDVEFLGEQVRAARDRFEVGEGTRTDVSQAEARRAESQALLNASEANYEAARATYQRQTNLVANNLRDNFNVERLLPKSLPDALNVGQQRHPAIMASLHNVDVNIFNVATLEGQFLPSLGATASASSTFQTVGRTERTDDARVGLNLTIPIYQRGLVSARVRQSKESLGAARLQVDVNRNIVRQSVATSWSSFQSSVRSIRNAQTGVFSAQLALEGVIEEQRVGQRTTLDVLDAQRDLISAQITLVNAQRDKDAAAFQLLSNVGRLNVTALGINVAAYRPEEHTDSVRNKWYGAGTPDGR
- a CDS encoding protein-L-isoaspartate O-methyltransferase, producing MGDEAVLRTRMVNNQLRTFDVTDHRVQDAVLSVPREQFVPADQRAIAYSDEALPILRDSIGRPVRTMTRPAILGRLIQLAQPKEDDVVLLVGAGLGYTAAVLGQLAGSVIALECEDSLADKASADLEEDVSNVVVVSGPLEAGWPKEAPYDVIFVDGAILVEPTALTEQLKVGGRLVAVYGEGLSGRAQIFTKGEHGVSMRFAFNAAATVLPGFKSEPSFVF
- a CDS encoding cellulase family glycosylhydrolase, giving the protein MTDLVSDEARLTSTIREDWQTGSVVDVTLSALEPVNGWQVELDAGGTIVNIWNAVVLSNEGTRYRVGAVDYNHLVRAGTAVQFGMEIDGGGPFALLGAEIELAADVADASAEAGVPAPPPVAGGPVPTPGTPPAATAAETPAPAPEPAPEPAQPGPPAVAIAVSGPTVVEPAGEAVDLAAFPPGAFSVRGTAIVDAAGEPVEINGINWFGFETDIFVAHGLWARNWRGMMDEVKSLGFNTLRIPFSGELAATGGTVSGVDFGYNPDLAGLDGLEILDAIVDYADTIGLRVILDYHRGNPGGGPNDNGLWYGDGRTEADVIAEWRTMAARYADKPAVIGADLINEPHMATWGDGSATDWAAAAARIGNAVQQIAPQWLIIVEGTSVYDGDGYWWGGNLQGVRDHPVALNDPAKLVYSIHDYPPSVYDQPWFNDGRSLPEVWDKNWGYIVKDGIGPVLIGEWGSFLATHQDLAWAEELSAYIADLGLPWFWWSLNPNSGDTGGLFADDWTTVRPEVARLLEPFLGETQPPVALDASASPVTADFVVSLDRPAPNDMLVKYATTDGTATAGEDYVATAGTLTFTTGEREKTVSVPILPDMDTEGDTFFYLVLGGGSGSRASGTGVITEDERGTARRPAAMPMLDVANTVFAEGAEAASFRLVLSAPAAEDVAIDFTLTGADGSRTAHSAVIPAGARQVDLEVPIEPGVQRFTLELTAADGAAIRNGGAEAQLAGDGPLGSVTGEAATAQTQLTIELILEEDWGSGSLFNVILKNVSDHPVEAWTLAMDLPFDISEIWSAAVVADEGERVTLENAQWNGEIGPGETINFGFIATAGGIALDQLVGAADFALTVQ